TGATGAATGCGGTGGAGTGATTCCACCGGAGGACGGGAGCATGAGTAAAAAGATGGGAAAGCATGAGGGCAAACAGCCGTGCTGCTGTTCCTGTTCTCCGGCAGAGCAGCCCTCCTGCGATTGCGGCACGGAAATGCCGTCGCCTCCTGAAATCAGGAATACCGGCGGAAGTCTGACATGGGCGGATCGTTTCGACCATATTGCCGCCCGGTGGGGGTACAGGCGCATGCATCACCGCGTGGAGCCGGGACTCTACCGGCTCGGTAGCCCCTCACCCGATTCTCCGGTCTTTGCATCGGCAAATTATACCCTGAGCTTCGATGCACTCCGATCATCCCTTGCCGGGACCGACTGCTTCATCCTCGTGCTGGATACGAAGGGCATCAATGTCTGGTGTGCCGCGGGAAAGGGGACGTTCGGAACCGATGAGCTTGTATTTCGGATTGCTGTAACACGGCTCAGCGACGTCGTCCGGCACCGGACGATCATCGTTCCGCAGCTCGGCGCACCCGGGATTGCGGCGCACGAGGTGCTGAGGCGATCGGGATTTTGCGTGCAGTACGGCCCGGTGCGAGCCTCCGATCTCCCGGAGTACCTGGCAACCGGAACGGCCACACCGGAGATGCGGCGGGTCAGGTTCCCGTTCAGGGACAGGATCGTGCTGATCCCCGTGGAGCTGGTCCAGGCGCTGCCGCTCACCCTGATCGCAGCCGTTCTTCTCGGGGCGTTTATCGACATGGGGGCCGCACTCAGGGTGATCGCTGCCGTCGGGGCAGGCACCGTCCTCTTCCCGGCGCTCCTCCCGGTCCTCCCGACGAAGGATTTCACCACGAAGGGCCTGTTTCTCGGCGTTCTCGCCATGCTCCCCTTCGCGGCTCTGGATCTCTCCGCTCCGGCGGCGGGGACCCTCGCATACCTGCAGGCCGCGGCAGGGCTTCTGCTCTTCCCGGCGATCACCGCGTACCTGGCCCTGAACTTTACGGGCTGCACGCCCTATACGTCGCGGAGCGGTGTCAGGCGGGAGATCTTCCGGTACACGAAACCGCTCGCGGGCATGGCTCTGGGAGGTATCGCCCTTGCGGCAATCCTCGGAATAGTGATGGTGGTGAACGGCTGATGGCGTTTGATTCGTACACGGAAAACACGCTCCTGTATTTCCCGGAGCGGTGCATCAACTGCGGGAAATGCAGCACCGTCTGCCCTCACGGGGTCTTCGCCGCAGGTGAGGGGTGTGCCGTTCTTGCACGCCGCGAATCCTGCATGGAGTGCGGGGCCTGCATGATAAACTGCCCGGTGCAGGCGATCACGGTGGAGAGCGGCGTCGGGTGCGCACAGGCGATGATCCATGCGGCACTCACCGGAGGCGAGGAGACCTGCGGGTGCTGCGGCGAGGAAGGAGGCGGTTCCAACGGAGCGTGCTGTTCGGGGTGGGAATAGGTTAAATACGCCAGCCAGAGGGAGGATTATCCTCCGGAAAATTTTATTCACCAGATACTATCGACAGCGCCTTGCGGGCGGCTTCCGTTGCGGCTTCCCGTTTCGTGGAACCGGATCCTTTTGCAATTTTTTTATCCCCGAGAGAGAGTTCTGAAATCCATTTTTTCTGATGATCAGGGCCTTCCCAGGAGTAAATGTAATTCAGTTCACCCGGTGCATGCTTCGCGACATATTCCTGAAGTCTGCCTTTATAATTTCCATCCGGATTAAAATTCTTAATTTCATCACGAAACATACCAAGAATGACTTCACGCGCTTTTTCCAATCCTTCAGCACATCCAAGCGCACCGATAAACGCTTCAAAGGCATCAGCAATGATTTTGTCAGTAAGCCCCGTCCCTTTCCCCAGCACTAT
This Methanoculleus sp. SDB DNA region includes the following protein-coding sequences:
- a CDS encoding carbon monoxide dehydrogenase, encoding MPSPPEIRNTGGSLTWADRFDHIAARWGYRRMHHRVEPGLYRLGSPSPDSPVFASANYTLSFDALRSSLAGTDCFILVLDTKGINVWCAAGKGTFGTDELVFRIAVTRLSDVVRHRTIIVPQLGAPGIAAHEVLRRSGFCVQYGPVRASDLPEYLATGTATPEMRRVRFPFRDRIVLIPVELVQALPLTLIAAVLLGAFIDMGAALRVIAAVGAGTVLFPALLPVLPTKDFTTKGLFLGVLAMLPFAALDLSAPAAGTLAYLQAAAGLLLFPAITAYLALNFTGCTPYTSRSGVRREIFRYTKPLAGMALGGIALAAILGIVMVVNG
- a CDS encoding 4Fe-4S ferredoxin — translated: MAFDSYTENTLLYFPERCINCGKCSTVCPHGVFAAGEGCAVLARRESCMECGACMINCPVQAITVESGVGCAQAMIHAALTGGEETCGCCGEEGGGSNGACCSGWE